One stretch of Bacteroidota bacterium DNA includes these proteins:
- a CDS encoding TonB-dependent receptor, with product MKTTFIKNSFFYLLAMFSMLVAPLVAGTTGKISGVAKDASTGEVLSGCTVMIEGTTMGGACNALGEFFIINVRPGRYTLRASMLGYKDYRVTNVQVVVDLTTHVDFLMESATLGIGEIVISAERPIVEKDVTSKVSIIGSEEIINMPVASIQDIITTKAGFTTDADGNIHVRGGRTGEISYMIDGMYVDDPLYGGNNSMMNKDAVEEIIVLSGTFNAEYGDAMSSIVNIVTKEGGETFHGKAEYTSPMLNESPYRKSDAFGKGVDSYPYQSKSETDGMSFDPLKLNIPLNGMLNLSLNGPFPLIPDLTFFISGRYKNEDSYLPHGYNWERDGFAKLTYRYSPTIKLSLSSQITQNKSQSYSHSWKYRNENHSHTEKSTDRFGFTLSHTISSSLFYTAQVSRFENATKVQVGNKLPSEYIRGQTGETVYFYVSGDDSPYWDDQTATTSGKVDATFQANQHNQVKSGFEIKSYSIRVHEESQPWPSGAQYKDIYSRSPMEGAAYIQDKVEYDYIIINLGLRYDYVDPNATMWPDIRRFGSFNSSNIWVPAKEEKVVSKTQLSPRIGLAHPITDQAVLHFSYGHFFQNPDFNSLYYNHNKDLSTSMPLVGNPGVKAQKTVAYEIGVKNKVSETWSLDVSAWYKDITDLLSTLQVSYLSQDYVVFYNSDYAGVKGIDVTLQKRYSDYISGSIDYTLSVAKGNNSQPLGGFFSASGKEEIPHQEYYLDFDQRHDIAFNLNLNIPKDQGPEIAGEKLLSDVNVNILFQAGSGLPYTPYVDPTVRIDMNSARKPWTSTVGFRMIKKIWFSDIAASLFMEITNLLNTQNVRNVNSRTGKPFDTGLSGLVGSSPDADHNPANVGPPRIITAGVQIIW from the coding sequence GTGAAAACTACTTTCATAAAGAATAGTTTTTTTTATTTGCTCGCCATGTTTTCAATGTTGGTTGCGCCACTTGTTGCAGGCACAACGGGAAAAATCTCCGGTGTTGCAAAAGATGCTTCAACTGGTGAAGTCCTTTCCGGCTGTACCGTAATGATCGAAGGAACCACAATGGGAGGAGCATGTAATGCGCTGGGAGAATTCTTCATCATTAATGTCCGACCCGGACGATACACCCTTCGCGCAAGCATGCTCGGATATAAAGATTACAGGGTCACGAACGTTCAAGTTGTTGTTGACCTTACGACACATGTCGATTTTTTAATGGAATCGGCAACACTTGGTATTGGCGAAATTGTTATTTCCGCAGAACGCCCCATTGTTGAAAAGGATGTCACTTCAAAAGTATCCATCATCGGCTCTGAAGAGATCATCAACATGCCGGTCGCTAGCATTCAAGATATTATTACGACGAAAGCAGGATTTACGACAGACGCGGATGGGAATATCCATGTACGTGGGGGGAGAACCGGCGAAATATCATACATGATCGATGGAATGTATGTAGATGATCCTTTGTATGGCGGCAATAACAGCATGATGAACAAAGATGCAGTAGAAGAAATAATTGTGCTGAGCGGAACATTCAATGCTGAGTATGGTGATGCAATGTCGAGTATCGTCAATATTGTGACGAAAGAGGGAGGAGAAACATTCCATGGGAAGGCAGAATATACTTCACCAATGCTAAATGAATCTCCGTATCGAAAAAGTGATGCTTTTGGAAAAGGTGTGGATAGTTATCCTTATCAGTCCAAAAGTGAAACGGATGGTATGAGTTTTGACCCACTGAAGTTGAATATTCCGTTGAACGGGATGCTGAATCTGTCATTAAACGGACCTTTTCCATTAATTCCCGACCTGACATTTTTTATCTCAGGAAGATATAAAAATGAAGACAGCTATTTGCCGCATGGTTATAATTGGGAACGGGATGGTTTTGCTAAATTGACGTATCGATACAGTCCAACGATAAAATTGTCATTATCGAGCCAAATAACTCAAAACAAATCGCAGTCCTATAGTCATTCGTGGAAATACCGCAATGAAAATCACAGCCATACCGAAAAGAGTACAGATCGATTTGGTTTTACATTATCGCACACTATCAGCAGCAGCTTATTTTATACTGCGCAGGTTTCCCGGTTTGAGAATGCTACAAAAGTTCAGGTGGGAAATAAACTTCCCTCAGAATATATACGCGGACAAACCGGTGAGACAGTATATTTTTATGTGAGCGGTGATGATTCTCCCTATTGGGATGATCAAACAGCAACAACGAGCGGTAAGGTGGATGCGACATTTCAGGCAAATCAGCACAATCAGGTGAAAAGCGGTTTTGAAATTAAAAGTTACTCTATCCGTGTGCATGAAGAATCACAGCCTTGGCCTTCCGGGGCACAATATAAGGATATCTATAGTCGGTCCCCAATGGAGGGAGCCGCATATATTCAGGACAAAGTTGAATATGACTATATCATTATTAACCTTGGCTTGCGGTATGATTATGTCGATCCCAATGCGACCATGTGGCCGGACATCCGCAGGTTTGGTAGTTTTAATAGCAGCAATATCTGGGTTCCGGCAAAAGAAGAAAAAGTTGTTTCCAAAACACAATTGAGTCCGCGTATTGGATTGGCACATCCTATTACCGATCAAGCGGTGTTACATTTTTCATACGGTCATTTTTTTCAAAACCCCGATTTTAATTCCCTCTATTATAACCATAATAAAGATTTAAGTACATCGATGCCTCTTGTTGGCAATCCGGGGGTGAAAGCTCAAAAAACTGTCGCATACGAAATAGGAGTAAAAAATAAGGTAAGCGAAACGTGGAGTTTGGATGTTTCTGCGTGGTATAAAGATATCACCGATCTTCTTTCAACATTACAAGTCAGTTATTTGTCACAGGATTATGTCGTTTTCTACAATTCGGATTATGCCGGTGTGAAAGGAATCGATGTAACGTTACAAAAACGGTACAGCGATTATATTTCTGGCTCCATTGATTACACATTAAGTGTAGCAAAAGGGAATAACTCTCAGCCGCTCGGTGGATTCTTCAGTGCTTCGGGAAAAGAAGAGATTCCTCATCAGGAATATTATTTGGATTTTGATCAACGTCATGATATTGCGTTCAATCTTAATTTGAATATCCCAAAAGATCAAGGGCCGGAAATTGCCGGAGAGAAACTCTTATCCGATGTTAATGTCAATATCCTTTTTCAGGCGGGAAGTGGCCTTCCATACACTCCGTATGTCGATCCAACAGTCCGTATTGATATGAACTCAGCCCGCAAACCGTGGACATCGACAGTAGGATTCCGCATGATAAAAAAAATATGGTTTTCGGACATTGCAGCTTCTCTCTTTATGGAAATTACAAATCTGCTCAATACGCAAAATGTTCGTAATGTCAATTCGCGAACAGGTAAACCTTTTGATACGGGACTTTCGGGACTTGTCGGTTCATCACCCGACGCGGATCATAATCCTGCTAATGTAGGGCCACCGCGAATCATCACCGCTGGAGTACAAATTATTTGGTAG
- a CDS encoding M20/M25/M40 family metallo-hydrolase, protein MVKKINILFLFCMIISFSHAASTLRHKLSVTVDPGKHTLVATDQITIPADQYKSGMSFLLNSNFTVTSGSPEVTITLDKSGVKAEDLGMDREEFNETSQITQNKYILSIANEIKGDVTFTVIYSGTINYPIKQLGEEYARGFSQTPGIIDEKGVYLAGSTYWVPWFNNKWITFELTASAPEPWNIVSQGKRTLNEIKNGLHIIRWDSPEPMEEIYLIAAQFKEYSLQAGATDVMAYLRTPDETLANKYLETTSQYLEMYRKLVGPYPFTKFALVENFWETGYGMPSFTLLGEQIIRFPFILHSSYPHELLHNYWGNSAYVDFKSGNWCEGLTAYMADHLISEQRGQGDEYRRATLQKFTDYVNATNDFPLKKFLSRTSASSEAIGYGKNLMMWNMLREQVGDEQFVKSFQRFYRDNKFKAASYNDIRLAFESVTGKDLKQFFDQWIERTGAPELSLSKVKAKQDKDGYHLQFSVKQIQKDKAFVLDIPVAVTFGTKTEMKTISMSQREQSYEMIFPENPLMVQIDPQFNLFRKLHYNEIPPSFSKIFGSEELLILLPSKADKERLEYYQELSKIWSGDSSKKIEVKFDNAIKELPAKKSIWIFGTENIYAQKIKDGLKDYDAELTNDNVRFAKTTFEKNNCSFVVSVRHPKNSSAVLVLVSIDSKQAVQGLARKLPHYGKYSYLVFEGSEPTNVAKGEWGSANSPLMAKVGPAKTSSVSMVTDIPRRKALATLDPVFLPERMMKTVNFLASDELAGRAPGSIAMNKAIEFIADKFKSAGLLPGSDDSTYFQTWEEVVNDSGQKAAVKNIIGIIPGTNPNLKDESVIISAHYDHLGLGWPGGNTGNVGKIHNGADDNASGVSVMLELADLLGKTLKPQRTVVFVAFTSEENNLRGSKYYVQNMKRFPAKKVIGVINIDAVGRLGSKKLMVLSASSAREWRFIFMGASYVTGVESEMVTQELDASDQRSFIEVGVPGVQLFAGAHEDYHKPTDVANKIDASGLVKVATFAREGVLYLADRIEPLTSQIPAASDSKKPQTTSGERKVSTGSMPDFAFSGEGVRIAEITPESPAAKAGLLTGDIVKKIGQFKVTNLREYSDALKTFQPGNIVDILFLRDGQEKTTKLELIAK, encoded by the coding sequence ATGGTCAAAAAAATAAATATTCTGTTCCTGTTCTGCATGATAATTTCCTTTTCGCATGCCGCTTCCACACTCCGTCATAAATTATCAGTGACCGTGGATCCTGGCAAGCATACGCTAGTGGCGACCGATCAGATTACCATACCCGCTGATCAATACAAATCCGGCATGAGCTTTTTATTGAATAGTAATTTTACCGTTACATCCGGATCGCCGGAGGTGACGATCACGCTCGACAAGAGTGGAGTAAAAGCTGAAGATCTTGGAATGGATCGAGAGGAGTTCAATGAAACATCCCAGATTACTCAGAACAAATACATTCTGTCGATTGCAAACGAAATTAAGGGTGATGTTACATTCACTGTTATCTACAGCGGAACGATTAATTATCCGATAAAACAGCTCGGTGAGGAATATGCGCGGGGATTCAGTCAAACACCCGGAATCATTGATGAAAAAGGGGTGTATCTTGCTGGTTCCACATATTGGGTTCCATGGTTCAATAACAAATGGATTACGTTTGAATTGACCGCTTCTGCTCCCGAGCCTTGGAACATTGTCAGCCAAGGGAAAAGGACATTGAACGAGATAAAGAACGGTCTTCACATAATTCGATGGGATTCACCAGAACCGATGGAAGAGATATATCTTATCGCTGCGCAATTTAAGGAGTATTCTCTCCAGGCAGGCGCAACCGATGTGATGGCATATTTACGAACTCCCGATGAAACGCTTGCCAATAAATATCTTGAGACAACATCACAATATCTTGAGATGTATAGAAAATTAGTGGGACCATATCCGTTCACAAAATTTGCGCTTGTCGAAAATTTCTGGGAAACCGGGTATGGAATGCCATCATTTACATTGCTGGGAGAACAGATTATCCGTTTTCCATTTATTCTTCATTCTTCCTATCCACATGAACTGTTGCACAATTATTGGGGGAATAGTGCATATGTCGATTTCAAAAGCGGCAATTGGTGTGAAGGATTGACGGCGTATATGGCGGATCATCTCATTTCCGAACAGCGTGGACAGGGAGATGAATACCGTCGTGCAACGCTTCAAAAATTCACCGACTATGTGAATGCAACCAATGACTTTCCGTTAAAGAAATTTCTTTCCAGAACAAGTGCTTCTTCTGAGGCGATCGGTTATGGAAAAAATCTTATGATGTGGAATATGCTCCGTGAGCAGGTTGGGGATGAACAATTTGTAAAGAGTTTCCAGAGATTCTACCGCGACAATAAATTTAAAGCTGCTTCATACAACGATATCCGCCTCGCTTTTGAATCGGTGACAGGAAAAGATCTAAAGCAGTTCTTCGATCAATGGATTGAACGGACAGGAGCACCGGAATTGAGCCTTTCTAAAGTGAAAGCAAAACAGGACAAGGATGGTTATCATTTGCAGTTTTCTGTAAAACAGATCCAAAAAGATAAAGCGTTTGTGTTGGATATTCCGGTTGCGGTGACATTTGGGACAAAGACGGAAATGAAAACTATTTCAATGTCACAGAGAGAACAATCCTACGAAATGATCTTTCCCGAAAATCCGCTTATGGTGCAGATCGATCCGCAATTCAACCTGTTCCGGAAACTTCATTACAACGAGATTCCACCCTCATTCTCAAAAATATTCGGCTCGGAAGAGCTGCTGATCCTTCTTCCCTCAAAGGCTGACAAGGAACGATTGGAATATTATCAGGAACTCTCCAAAATATGGTCGGGTGATTCATCAAAAAAGATTGAAGTGAAATTTGACAATGCCATAAAGGAACTGCCGGCGAAAAAAAGTATCTGGATCTTTGGGACCGAGAATATCTATGCTCAAAAAATAAAAGATGGACTTAAGGACTATGATGCAGAATTGACGAATGATAATGTTCGGTTTGCTAAAACAACATTTGAGAAAAACAATTGCAGTTTTGTCGTCTCCGTCAGACATCCGAAGAATTCTTCGGCAGTGTTGGTGTTGGTTTCCATCGACAGCAAACAGGCCGTTCAAGGTCTTGCGCGGAAACTTCCGCACTACGGAAAATATAGTTATCTGGTATTTGAAGGGAGCGAGCCGACAAATGTAGCAAAAGGTGAATGGGGATCGGCAAATTCACCGTTGATGGCAAAGGTTGGTCCTGCAAAAACATCATCGGTAAGTATGGTAACCGATATACCGCGTCGCAAAGCACTGGCAACGCTCGATCCTGTCTTTTTGCCAGAGAGAATGATGAAAACGGTGAACTTTCTTGCAAGCGATGAACTTGCTGGACGTGCCCCCGGTTCAATAGCAATGAACAAAGCGATAGAGTTTATTGCGGATAAATTCAAGAGCGCGGGGCTTCTGCCGGGTTCGGATGATAGTACATATTTTCAAACCTGGGAAGAGGTGGTGAATGACAGTGGCCAAAAAGCTGCAGTGAAAAATATTATCGGCATCATTCCCGGAACAAACCCAAATTTAAAAGATGAATCTGTTATCATCAGCGCACATTATGACCATTTAGGCTTAGGTTGGCCAGGAGGAAATACCGGTAACGTAGGTAAGATTCATAACGGAGCGGATGATAATGCCAGCGGAGTTTCGGTCATGCTGGAATTAGCAGACCTGCTCGGGAAAACGTTGAAACCGCAGAGGACAGTTGTTTTTGTGGCATTCACATCGGAAGAGAACAATTTGCGTGGATCAAAATACTATGTCCAGAACATGAAAAGATTTCCTGCAAAAAAAGTTATTGGAGTGATCAATATTGATGCTGTCGGAAGGCTCGGAAGTAAGAAATTGATGGTACTCAGCGCCAGCAGTGCCCGCGAATGGAGATTCATTTTTATGGGAGCAAGTTACGTTACCGGTGTCGAATCGGAAATGGTCACGCAGGAACTTGACGCAAGCGATCAGAGAAGCTTCATCGAAGTCGGTGTACCCGGTGTGCAGTTGTTTGCCGGCGCACATGAAGACTACCATAAACCGACAGATGTAGCGAATAAAATTGATGCCTCGGGTCTCGTAAAAGTTGCGACATTCGCACGCGAAGGAGTGCTCTATTTGGCGGATAGGATTGAACCGCTGACATCCCAAATTCCTGCTGCTTCTGATTCGAAGAAACCTCAAACAACTTCAGGGGAGCGAAAAGTATCTACCGGCAGCATGCCAGATTTTGCTTTTTCTGGCGAGGGAGTTCGTATTGCGGAGATCACGCCAGAATCTCCTGCAGCGAAAGCCGGATTGTTAACGGGAGACATCGTCAAAAAGATCGGACAATTTAAAGTGACAAATTTGCGTGAATATTCGGATGCTCTAAAAACCTTTCAACCCGGGAATATTGTTGACATTCTCTTTTTGCGGGATGGTCAGGAAAAGACAACGAAACTTGAATTGATTGCAAAATAG
- a CDS encoding PorV/PorQ family protein → MIKRILFTLIVLTFPETGYGGGFSKVGTAAAQFLKIGVGARATGMGETFVAVANDASALYWNPSGMTNSTDMSVNVSHTQWFAELFHNYAGIVIPFGENDFIGVSAISLTTHEQEVTTVEQPDGAGIFYTVNDIAIGLSYARSLTDRFSVGITAKYIQQDAYNESANTLAMDVGTYLRTGFHNLIIGMCVSNFGGNMQLEGRDLIALADINKQISGEYNPDSRLKTEPWSLPLNFRVGIAMDIVGGSDPFFESESHRFIMALDGNHPNDNNERINVGGEYSWNETVYARFGYKINYDIEKLTYGIGVKMHVGTQQIGFDYALVDYHDLGTVSRLSVELGF, encoded by the coding sequence ATGATAAAAAGAATATTGTTCACACTGATCGTTCTCACATTTCCGGAGACCGGTTACGGCGGTGGTTTTTCCAAAGTTGGAACTGCCGCAGCGCAATTCCTTAAGATAGGAGTGGGCGCACGCGCTACAGGAATGGGTGAGACATTTGTTGCAGTGGCAAACGATGCCAGTGCATTGTATTGGAATCCATCAGGAATGACGAATAGTACCGACATGTCGGTGAATGTCAGTCACACACAATGGTTTGCTGAACTCTTTCACAATTACGCCGGCATCGTCATTCCGTTTGGCGAAAACGATTTTATTGGAGTTTCCGCAATCTCGTTGACGACACACGAACAGGAAGTGACAACGGTTGAACAGCCGGATGGTGCAGGGATATTTTATACCGTAAATGATATAGCCATTGGACTGTCGTACGCCCGATCGCTTACCGATCGTTTCTCTGTCGGGATTACCGCAAAATATATTCAGCAGGATGCGTACAACGAATCGGCAAACACGCTGGCGATGGATGTCGGGACTTATCTCCGTACGGGATTTCACAATTTGATTATCGGAATGTGTGTCTCCAATTTCGGCGGCAATATGCAGCTCGAAGGAAGAGATCTTATCGCTCTTGCGGATATTAATAAACAAATTTCCGGTGAATATAATCCTGACTCACGATTAAAGACAGAACCATGGTCTCTTCCATTGAATTTTAGAGTTGGCATTGCAATGGATATTGTTGGCGGATCGGACCCTTTCTTTGAATCTGAATCCCATCGTTTCATCATGGCACTCGATGGCAATCATCCGAATGACAATAACGAACGAATTAATGTTGGCGGCGAATACTCATGGAACGAAACCGTGTATGCACGATTCGGTTATAAAATCAATTATGATATAGAAAAATTGACATATGGTATTGGAGTAAAAATGCATGTCGGAACTCAACAGATTGGTTTTGATTATGCACTGGTTGATTACCATGACCTCGGAACCGTATCGAGATTATCAGTCGAATTAGGATTTTGA
- a CDS encoding insulinase family protein produces the protein MKRIYSALFYLTAFYTTSIVVPSLFPIEQLIAGESNTQIQSLPKGVSIYQLNNGMNVLLIENSALPMVGVNVIVKIGSAHETFSTSGMSHMLEHLLFNGTTSRTQKQLYDDVDRIGGYNNASTTEFYTNYMMVTPTNNIQKGMEIQADMLFNSILPLDKFEKEKGIVLEEISKSLADPHEQLGRNILSILYEGHALSLPTLGTYSTIQSLNRDHVNSFYKNNYVPNNMILSVIGNFKTAEMLTLIKEIYGKASAGQVQRENDPDWATGLQIPYTKKEGKTTFYHRFYDGEDKVVQIFYQLPMNASSEYYSLLNVATDKNKDAIQSALKSEFLQNVKSLQFSTRISHLNSFLEATITLSKDVDYNNLINALSKKMAVMSFKLPLETVKSEVTRTRTEFARNIEKPHMFGIYNSDAIVKEGIEAVLSSYTGSGYFAAAKALEKLTISSYPVVIIQSPSIKSEKETAEASTSVKLFTDDAVGKKIVVVQNDANNLLAIHYLVKHKASFELTYGKDASKILHDCLDQRLKSDANQKISNQFGFSFTVNDNPAIPMDDIYLHPDFGYIRVEGLADDLSGAVKYINTQLKDFVPTEEEFKKAVEKFKNIAMMSMGGNKTKKMFDEAYKTMVYEPDPFSQNKKELTYANVVSFTKEYFQHSNMIISVVSPGNPDSIITLFQPFYKTPVSKEQAAFTPTFLLQTKPVAVDKPGAGGERSYVYWGFNTAIDPKDAPVLQALSLILSNEIIFDIREKQGMAYGMSAGIEVIKDKALFFVSQGTRPQNVDKLMPQYPGFFQMKLIDSLTQGDLDKSINMYLGRMMFRRLSSINQAFYLGSSLYFYGDYNYDKQFLNQLKNVKVADVKSAAQKYMIVQNPMSLIVR, from the coding sequence ATGAAAAGAATATATTCTGCTTTATTTTATTTGACTGCATTTTATACAACATCAATTGTGGTTCCATCGCTATTCCCAATAGAACAGTTGATTGCTGGGGAATCAAACACTCAAATACAATCCCTTCCCAAAGGTGTATCCATTTATCAATTGAACAACGGCATGAATGTTCTGCTGATCGAAAATTCAGCGCTGCCGATGGTTGGCGTCAACGTGATCGTTAAGATCGGTTCAGCTCACGAAACATTTTCCACCAGCGGTATGAGCCATATGCTGGAACATCTGCTGTTTAATGGAACCACATCCCGTACACAAAAACAGTTGTATGATGATGTCGACCGTATTGGCGGCTATAACAATGCAAGTACAACAGAATTCTATACGAATTACATGATGGTGACACCGACCAACAACATTCAAAAGGGGATGGAGATACAAGCCGATATGTTATTCAATTCTATTCTTCCGTTAGATAAATTTGAAAAGGAAAAAGGGATCGTTCTGGAAGAGATTTCGAAGAGTCTTGCTGACCCGCATGAACAATTGGGACGGAATATACTCTCCATCCTTTATGAAGGCCATGCCCTTTCATTGCCGACTCTTGGAACATATTCAACAATTCAATCATTGAATCGTGATCATGTGAATTCATTTTACAAGAATAACTATGTCCCCAACAATATGATTCTCAGCGTCATCGGAAATTTTAAGACCGCTGAAATGCTGACGCTCATAAAGGAGATTTACGGAAAAGCCAGCGCCGGTCAGGTACAACGCGAAAACGATCCTGACTGGGCGACCGGACTTCAAATACCGTACACTAAAAAAGAGGGGAAGACAACGTTCTATCATCGTTTTTATGATGGAGAAGATAAAGTAGTGCAGATTTTTTATCAGCTTCCGATGAATGCATCGTCGGAATACTATTCTTTGCTCAACGTTGCGACGGATAAAAATAAAGATGCGATACAATCTGCATTAAAAAGTGAATTTCTACAGAATGTGAAATCACTACAATTCTCAACAAGAATATCGCATTTGAATAGTTTTCTGGAAGCAACCATTACACTTAGTAAAGATGTTGACTATAACAATCTCATCAATGCCCTCTCAAAAAAAATGGCAGTGATGAGTTTTAAATTGCCATTGGAAACAGTGAAGTCTGAAGTAACCAGAACTCGCACGGAATTTGCCAGGAATATTGAGAAGCCGCATATGTTTGGCATCTACAATTCGGATGCGATCGTCAAAGAGGGGATCGAAGCCGTTCTTTCGTCATACACCGGAAGTGGATATTTTGCAGCAGCGAAGGCACTCGAAAAACTAACGATTTCTTCCTATCCCGTAGTTATCATTCAATCGCCGTCGATCAAAAGCGAAAAAGAAACAGCAGAAGCATCAACGTCGGTGAAATTGTTTACGGACGATGCAGTCGGCAAGAAAATTGTTGTCGTCCAAAATGATGCCAATAACCTTCTCGCGATCCATTATTTAGTAAAGCACAAGGCTTCTTTTGAATTGACGTACGGGAAAGATGCTTCGAAAATATTGCATGATTGTCTTGATCAGCGCCTGAAATCGGACGCAAACCAGAAGATCAGTAATCAATTCGGATTCAGTTTTACCGTGAACGACAATCCTGCAATTCCCATGGATGACATTTATTTGCATCCCGATTTTGGATACATCAGAGTGGAAGGTTTGGCCGATGATCTTTCTGGTGCAGTCAAATATATCAACACCCAATTAAAGGATTTCGTACCGACGGAAGAAGAATTCAAAAAGGCAGTTGAGAAATTTAAAAACATTGCTATGATGTCGATGGGAGGAAATAAGACGAAGAAAATGTTCGACGAAGCGTATAAGACAATGGTGTACGAACCCGATCCATTCAGTCAAAATAAAAAGGAGCTTACGTACGCTAATGTAGTCTCGTTTACGAAGGAATATTTCCAGCATTCCAATATGATCATTTCTGTTGTTTCTCCAGGAAATCCTGATAGTATCATCACGCTCTTCCAGCCGTTTTATAAGACGCCGGTTTCAAAGGAGCAAGCTGCGTTTACCCCAACGTTTTTACTACAAACGAAACCTGTCGCTGTGGATAAACCAGGAGCTGGCGGTGAACGTTCGTACGTCTATTGGGGATTTAATACGGCAATCGATCCGAAAGATGCACCCGTCCTGCAGGCTCTTTCCCTTATCCTTTCCAACGAGATTATTTTTGATATCCGGGAAAAACAGGGTATGGCATACGGCATGAGTGCGGGGATTGAAGTGATAAAGGATAAAGCGTTGTTCTTTGTTTCTCAGGGAACTCGTCCGCAGAATGTTGATAAATTAATGCCCCAATATCCCGGATTTTTTCAAATGAAGCTGATCGATTCCTTGACCCAGGGTGATCTTGATAAATCTATTAATATGTATCTCGGAAGAATGATGTTCCGAAGACTTTCAAGCATTAACCAGGCATTCTATCTTGGAAGCTCTCTCTATTTTTATGGAGACTATAATTATGACAAGCAATTTCTCAATCAATTGAAGAATGTGAAAGTAGCCGACGTTAAGAGTGCTGCGCAAAAATATATGATTGTTCAAAATCCGATGTCACTCATTGTCCGTTGA